One segment of Rosa chinensis cultivar Old Blush chromosome 6, RchiOBHm-V2, whole genome shotgun sequence DNA contains the following:
- the LOC112172407 gene encoding glucuronoxylan 4-O-methyltransferase 1 — protein sequence MSRSPKTYPSFNYKLLLLGVFLAFVVLFVLRSSFSSSDSNQNSSTISPKVPFLNPSAKDLSSTSTDCSPSTNIPCNKIPSSLVQTIIHYTTSTITPQQTLKEISVTAKILDQKSPCNFLVFGLGHDSLMWSALNHGGRTIFLEEDESWIEQIRRRFPTLESYHVTYNSKVNEADNLMDVGKGPECTAVGSDIKYSMCQLALKGLPSEVYDIKWDLIMVDAPTGYHDEAPGRMSAIYTAGMIARNKEEGETTHVFVHDVNRVVEDKFSMSFLCKGYMQKQEGRLRHFTIPSHRDGSSRPFCPE from the coding sequence ATGAGTCGATCACCAAAAACCTATCCAAGTTTCAACTATAAGCTTCTTCTCCTCGGAGTTTTCCTGGCTTTCGTTGTCCTCTTTGTCTTGAGATCAAGCTTCTCATCATCTGATTCCAATCAAAATTCATCTACCATCTCACCAAAGGTACCTTTCCTCAATCCTTCGGCTAAAGATTTAAGTAGCACTTCTACAGACTGCTCACCAAGTACTAATATTCCTTGCAACAAGATCCCATCCTCTCTAGTTCAAACCATAATCCACTACACAACCTCAACCATCACCCCACAACAAACCCTCAAGGAAATCTCAGTGACAGCAAAGATTCTAGACCAGAAATCACCATGCAACTTCCTTGTCTTTGGCCTTGGCCACGACAGCCTTATGTGGAGTGCACTCAACCATGGGGGTAGGACAATTTTCCTGGAAGAAGACGAGTCCTGGATCGAGCAAATCCGACGCCGCTTCCCCACATTGGAATCATACCATGTCACATATAACAGCAAGGTGAATGAGGCTGATAATCTCATGGATGTTGGGAAGGGGCCTGAGTGCACTGCAGTTGGTAGTGATATTAAGTACAGCATGTGCCAATTGGCTTTGAAGGGTCTACCGAGTGAAGTTTATGACATCAAATGGGATTTGATAATGGTGGATGCACCCACCGGGTATCATGATGAAGCACCGGGAAGAATGAGTGCCATATACACAGCTGGAATGATAGCCCGAAATAAAGAGGAAGGGGAGACTACTCATGTGTTTGTTCATGATGTGAACAGAGTTGTGGAAGACAAGTTCTCTATGTCATTCCTTTGTAAAGGTTACATGCAAAAACAGGAAGGGAGGTTGAGGCACTTCACTATTCCTAGTCACAGGGATGGTTCTAGTAGGCCATTTTGCCCTGAATGA
- the LOC112171172 gene encoding uncharacterized protein LOC112171172 produces the protein MTVADMEYQAEIKAKKKAYVALKKIARQQGKRPPPNPYPIVVKEIQAEEKKYVYDRFHNPRICQILRKLQNCKRKRQLRIRTE, from the exons ATGACGGTAGCTGAT ATGGAATACCAGGCAGAGATAAAGGCAAAGAAGAAGGCATATGTTGCGTTGAAGAAAATTGCACGTCAACAAGGAAAGAGGCCTCCTCCCAACCCATATCCCATTGTTGTCAAGGAGATACAAGCTGAGGAGAAGAAGTATGTCTATGACCGTTTTCACAATCCAAGAATTTGCCAGATTTTAAGGAAACTGCAAAACTGCAAGAGGAAAAGGCAGTTGAGGATCAGGACAGAATGA